The following nucleotide sequence is from Deltaproteobacteria bacterium GWC2_65_14.
CACGCCGATCGACCGGAGGATCTCGTCCTGCGGATCTTCCCGGGTGTGCGCCGAAAGCCCCCCGGGGGCGAGGAGCGCCCAGGCGGAAGCCAGGAGGAGTGCCCCCGCGAGACGCACCCACCAGGATCTTTTGCTTCGGTTTCCCCGCACCCGCCCCATCCCCTCTCCCCCTACAGTTCGATCGGCCGGCCCGGGTAAGGGACGTCGGCGTCCCATCCGAACCGCTCCCGGAGCGCCCCGGCGAACCCCAGCGACACCGACTCCTCCCCGTGGGCGACGAAGGCCCGGCCCGGCTTCGACCGGAAGCCGCCGGCCCAGGCCAGCAAGTCGTCCCGGTCGGCATGCGCGGAAAGTCCCCCGATCGTGTAGACGTCGGCGGCGACGGCGACCTCCTCGCCGAAGATCCGGACCCGCTTCGCCCCCTCGACGATCTTCCTCCCCAGCGTCCCCTGCGCCTGGAACCCGACGATGACGACGCTGGACTCCTTCCGCCACAGGTTGTGCTTGAGGTGGTGCTTGATCCTTCCCGCCTCGCACATCCCGCTCCCGGCGAGGATGATCCCGCCCCCCCGGAGCGAGTTCAGCGCCATCGACTCCTGGACGCTCTTCGTGAGGACGACCTTCAGCGCGCCGGGGTTCTTCTCCCACCAGGCGTACACGTTCCGGGTCTCCTCGTCGAAGCACTCCGGGTGCCGCCGGGTGATCCGGGTGGCCTCCGCAGCCAGGGGGGAATCGATATGTACGGTGAGCCCCGAGAGTCTCCCCCGGCGGGTCAGCTCCGCGAGAAGATAGAGGATGTCCTGGGTGCGGCCGACGGCGAAGGCGGGGATGACCACGTTTCCCCCTTTCCTTCCGAGGGTGTCGGTCACGGCGTGCTCGAACTCCCCGATCGTATCCTCCATCCCCTTGTGCACCCGGTTCCCGTAGGTCGACTCCAGGACCACGGCATCCGCCCGGTCGACCGGGGTGGGGTCGCGGACGATCGGAAGCCCCCGGTGGCCGAGGTCGCCGGAGAAGACCAGCCGACGCTCCGTCCCGCCGTGTTGCACCGTGACCGACAGGATCGCCGACCCGAGGATATGCCCCGCGTCCAGGAACCGGACACGGATCCCGGGCGCGGGCGATACCTCCTCCCCGTACTTCACCGGGACGATCCGGGGGAGCACCGCCAGCGCGTCCGCCTCGGTGTAGAGCGGCGCCCCGTCCCGCCTCCCCGCCCGCCTCCGGCGATTTCCCCTCCACTCCGCCTCCTTCTCCTGGATGTGTCCGGAGTCGGGGAGCATGATCCCCATCAGGTCCGCGGTCGCCGCGGTCGCGAAGATCCTTCCGCGGAAGCCGTCCCGGACGATCTTCGGCAGCAGGCCGGTATGGTCGATGTGGGCATGGGTCACGAGCACGAAGTCGACCTCGGAGGGGGAGACCGGAAACTTCCTCGCGTTCTTCCGGTCGCTCTCCGCTCCTCCCTGGAACATCCCGCAGTCGACCAGAAAGGTCCCGCGGCCGCTCCGCACGAGGATCGAGGAGCCGGTGACCTCCCGGGCGCCTCCGAGAAATTCGACGCGGAGGGTCACGTAACCACGCTCGTCAGCATCGCGGAAAACAGGCTGATCAGCACCGACCCGGCGACCGCCCCGAAGAACCCGCCGACATGGAAGCCGGGGACGAGCCCGGAGACCCCCCAGAGGAGCAGCCCGTTGATCACCAGCAGGAAGATTCCCAGGGTGAGGACGGTGATCGGAAGGGTAAGCAGGATAAACAGCGGGCGGACGACGGCGTTCGCCAGCCCCAGGACGAAGGCGGCCGCGAGCGCCGCCATCACCCCGTCCGTGGAGAGGACCGAGGGCAGCAGGTAGGCGATCAGCAGGATCGCCACCGCGTTCGCCATCATCCGGACCAGAAACGGCATCGTTCCCCCAGTATAATCCCCGGCGTGTCGACGGTCACCGGTGCGCTTTCCTCTTCGGCATCCGGAAGAAGGTGACCTCCGCCTGCCGCTCCACCCCGTCCAGGCGGTAGACCACGATCGCTACGTCCCCTTCCCGCTTTTCCGCGATCCAGTAGAAGAGGTCGGTGGTGTCGGTGACCGGGTTCCCGTCGAAGGAGACGATCTCGCACCCCTCCGGGATGCCGGCCTTCTCCGCGGGGGATCCCTCCTCCACCCTCTGCACGACCACCCGCCCCTCGTGCGAGTCGATCCGCACCCCCAGCCGCATCCGCTTCCCTTCGAGGTCCTCGTAGGGGACGTACCAGAAAAAGTCGGCGGGCAGCAGCGGACTCCGGGGAAGCTCCACCTCCATCATCTGGTCCCGCTTCTCCTCGGGGACCTCGATCTCCTGCGGCAGGAGGATGGCATAGGGCATCGGCATCCGCCGGATCACTTTCTTGGGAATCCCGAACCCGTGCCGGACATGCCACCCCCCGGCGAGGATCACCATCTTCTTCCCTTCTCCCCGGGGGCTTTTCAGGTAGTCGACGATCCTCGACGCCATCGTCTCCTCCCACAGCACCTGCACCCGGAAGAAGGAGTCGAACATCCCCTCCGTGGGAAGGTGGCCCCCGAAGATCCCCCTCATCGCCGCCCGCTGCCATAGGTCGGGCGGGCCCATCTCGGGAAGCTTCGCCCGGAGCTCCTCCGACACGTTGTCCAGCCCGGAGCGGCTCACCGCCTCCTGGAGCTCCCGGGAGGGGTTCAGCGCTACGACGTCGATCCGGTTCTCCCGCGCGAACCGCAGGATCTCCCGGTAGTACCCGAAGTCGGAGCCCCAGTTGTCGTACCACTTCGACTCCTTCAGGAATTCGAGCTCGGAGAGCTCCCCCCCCGTCCACCGGTCGAGAGCCTCCTGCTGGGGCTCGCGGAACATCTCCATGCCGACGGCGACCCGCCCCGGGAACCGGTTGTGCAGTTCCCGGATCACGGTCAGCTCCACCCGGTGGGCATGGATGTTGTCGTGGGTCTCCCCCACGCAGATCAGCCGGGCCCCGGAGAGCATCTCCATCGCCCCCTCGATCGAGACCTCAAGGCCGGTGGGAACATGCCGGATCTCCTCCGCCTTCGGTTTCTCCTTCGGGGGGTAGGGAACCTCCTCGTGCGGGCCCTGGGCGTAGCGTCCCGCAGCGCATCCCGCGGACAGGACGATTGCCAGCATCAGGGAAAGCAACCGGGGCGTCATCCGTTCACCCTTTCCTTCAATGATATAGAATCCTATTGTACACATTCGGTTTCCGGATTTCGGGCCCGCCGGAGCTTTCCGCACGTGACCCGGCCCCTCCCCGGACCGGACGGGAGGAGTTCCCATGGCATGGAACCCGGGGGCGTGAAGCCTATCCTGGTCACCGGGGCGACCGGGTATGTCGGAGCCCGCCTCGTTTCGCGCCTTCGGGCGATGGGGTTCCCCGTCCGCGCGGCAGGACGGTCGGTGTCCAAGCTTCGCCTCCGGCCCTTCGCCGCGGACGACGGGGTCGAACTGGCGGAGGCGGACGTCCACGACGCCGAATCGCTGCGCAGGGCCTGCTCCGGATGTGAAGCGGCCTATTACCTCGTCCACTCGATGGTCCCCGGCCAGCACGATTTTTCGTCCGCCGACCGGGACGGCGCGGGCAACATGGCGCGGGCCGCCGAGAGCGCCGGACTTTCCCGGATAATCTACCTCGGGGGGCTCGTCGAGCCGGGCGGAGGGATGAGCGAGCATCTCCGCTCCCGGGCCGAGGTGGGGGAGATCCTCGCTTCCGGCCCCGTGCCGGTCACCACCCTGCGGGCGGCGATGGTGATCGGCGCCGGCAGCGGGTCGTTCGAGATCCTCCGGTACCTGGTGGACCGGCTTCCCCTGATGGTCACCCCGCGGTGGGTCGGGACGGAGTCGCAGCCGATCTCGATCCGGNNNNNNNNNNNNNNNNNNNNNNNNNNNNNNNNNNNNNNNNNNNNNNNNNGGGAGGTCTATGACATCGGCGGCCCCGACATCGTCACCTACCGGCAGCTGATGCGTCTCTACGCGGAGGAGGCGGACCTTCCGAAACGCCGGATCGTCCCGGTCCCGGTGCTCACCCCCCGCCTCAGCTCCTACTGGATCCACCTGATCACGCCGGTCCCCGCCATCCTGGCCAGGCCGCTGGCCGAAGGGCTTTCCAGCCGGCTGGTCTGCCGAGACAACCGGATCCGGGAGCGGATCCCGGTCGACCTGCTCGATTGCCGGGGCGCGGTCCGGGAAGCGCTGCGCAGCGGACGCTGGGAGTATGGTGCACCGGAGGAGTCCGCGGGGGCGGAGCGGTTCCCCGAAGCGGGGACGCTGCCCGGAGATCCGGCCTGGGCGGGGGGAACCGTCTACACAGACCACCATGCCATCGCCCTGGAGGCCTCCCCCGAGGAGGTGTGGGATTCGGTGGCCCGGATCGGGGGGTCGAGGGGCTGGTACTACGCAGACCGCCTCTGGTCGCTCCGGGGGCTGCTCGACCGGATGGCCGGAGGCCCCGGGCTCCGGAAGGGGCGCCGCGACGAGCGGGAGCTTGCCCCCGGGGACCCGCTCGACTTCTGGAGGGTCGCCGCCGTCGAACCGAACCGCCGCCTCCTCCTGGTGGCCGAGATGAAGCTGCCCGGGTGCGCCACGCTGGAGTTCCGGATTCACCGGGACCGGGACGGGGCCACCCGGCTTCATCAGATCTCCACCTTCGCCCCCCGGGGACTGGCGGGGGTCCTCTACTGGAAGGGGGTGGGACCGTTCCACCACCGGATCTTCACCGGGATGCTCAAGGGGATCGCGCGCAGCACCGGGAGACGGATCCTCGCGGGGCCGGAGCAACTCCCGCCAACCGGTTCGGCATCGGATTCATCCTGAAGGAGTGGTAGGCCCGGGGTATCATCAGGGGATGGCTCCTTTCGCAGATCGAATCGTCCTCGACGAGAGCGAGATCCAGGAGAAGTTCGTCCGCTCGTCGGGCCCCGGCGGCCAGCATGTGAACAAGGTGGCCACGGCGGTCCAGCTTCGTTTCGACCTGAGGAACTCCCGGTCGATCCCGGACGAGGTCCGGAAGCGGCTGGCCCGGCTGGCGGGGAAACGCGTGAACGCCGAGNNNNNNNNGGTCCTCGAGGCCCGCCGGTTCCGCTCGCGGGAGAAGAACCGCCGGGACGCCCGGGAGCGCCTCCTCGCCCTGATCCGGAGGGCCGCAGAGCCGGAGCGCCCGCGGAAGAAAACCCGGCCCACGCGCCAGTCCCGGGAGCGCAGGCTCACGGCCAAGCTCCGCCGGAGTCAGACCAAGACGGGAAGAGGCCGCGTCCGCCCCCCCGATCCGGAGTAGGACTCCACGACACCCTGCAGCGAAGGGGGATTCCCGGGGAACAATGGCCGATATCCGGCAGGAACGGACTCCCGGGGACGGTGACCGGAACACACCGGGCGACCCGGGCGCCCGGAAGAAAAGGGGGCCGCCATGACGCAGAAGAACAACGCCGCGACGCAGGGGAACAACCAGAAGGGTCTCTACCGGAACGCCGTCAGCTTCTTCGGCGCCTACGTCTCCATCATCAGCATCCTGCTGACCCTCTTCTCCCTGCTGCTCCAGATCAGCTTCAAGCGCCACAGCCCCTACATCGGGATCTTCTCCTACCTGGTCTTCCCGGCCTTCTTCACGTTCGGGGCGGCGCTGTTCCTCTACGGGATGCGGCGGGAAAGCCTGCGCCGTCGGCGGCTCGGCGTGGACGAGGCCCTCCCCTACCCCCTGCTCGACCTGAACAACCCCGGCACCCGGAAGAAGTTCGGCTACGCGGTCCTGGGCTCCTCGTTCCTGGCGATCCTGCTGGCCTTCGTCTCCTACCACGCCTTCCTCTACACGGAAACCGTTTCCTTCTGCGGCCAGCTCTGCCACAAGGTGATGGAGCCGGAGTTCGCGGCCTACCAGGGCTCGCCCCACTCCCGGGTCTCCTGCGTGGAGTGCCACGTCGGATCGGGCGCCTCCTGGTACGTGAAGTCGAAGATCTCCGGCGCGCGGCAGGTCCTCGCGGTGGTG
It contains:
- a CDS encoding MBL fold hydrolase, encoding MTLRVEFLGGAREVTGSSILVRSGRGTFLVDCGMFQGGAESDRKNARKFPVSPSEVDFVLVTHAHIDHTGLLPKIVRDGFRGRIFATAATADLMGIMLPDSGHIQEKEAEWRGNRRRRAGRRDGAPLYTEADALAVLPRIVPVKYGEEVSPAPGIRVRFLDAGHILGSAILSVTVQHGGTERRLVFSGDLGHRGLPIVRDPTPVDRADAVVLESTYGNRVHKGMEDTIGEFEHAVTDTLGRKGGNVVIPAFAVGRTQDILYLLAELTRRGRLSGLTVHIDSPLAAEATRITRRHPECFDEETRNVYAWWEKNPGALKVVLTKSVQESMALNSLRGGGIILAGSGMCEAGRIKHHLKHNLWRKESSVVIVGFQAQGTLGRKIVEGAKRVRIFGEEVAVAADVYTIGGLSAHADRDDLLAWAGGFRSKPGRAFVAHGEESVSLGFAGALRERFGWDADVPYPGRPIEL